A genomic window from Triticum urartu cultivar G1812 chromosome 7, Tu2.1, whole genome shotgun sequence includes:
- the LOC125521071 gene encoding probable E3 ubiquitin-protein ligase ATL44, with the protein MSNCMDVSATPSPEPPPPTAALDYDAAVILAAMLCALVCALGLNSVLQQCVARCARRAVADPAGWVAHRRANAGLKREALVALPVATYAGEKKQQQQHASASGAGCAICLSDFADGETIRVLPVCGHRFHVLCVDRWLTSRCSCPTCRRRLSPDRADAGEGQHRRELQVLNAV; encoded by the coding sequence ATGTCCAACTGCATGGACGTCTCGGCCACGCCGTCCCCGGAGCCGCCCCCGCCGACGGCGGCGCTGGACTACGACGCGGCGGTGATCCTGGCGGCGATGCTGTGCGCGCTGGTGTGCGCGCTGGGGCTCAACTCCGTGCTCCAGCAGTGCGTGGCGCGGTGCGCCCGCCGCGCCGTGGCCGACCCCGCCGGATGGGTGGCGCACCGCCGCGCCAACGCCGGGCTCAAGCGCGAGGCCCTCGTCGCGCTGCCCGTCGCCACCTACGCCGGcgagaagaagcagcagcagcagcacgcGTCCGCCAGCGGCGCCGGGTGCGCCATCTGCCTGTCGGACTTCGCCGACGGGGAGACCATCCGGGTGCTCCCCGTGTGCGGCCATCGGTTCCATGTGCTCTGCGTCGACAGATGGCTCACCTCGCGCTGCTCGTGCCCCACGTGCCGGCGCCGCCTCTCCCCTGACCGCGCCGACGCCGGAGAAGGGCAGCACCGCCGCGAACTGCAAGTTTTGAACGCCGTGTGA